TCCGCTTCAGCTCTTTCATATCTTCTCCTGCAaaagaaattaataaaaaaaaacaatatggcCGACATTCAGTTGAGGGAAAATTTACCAACTCACTTCTCCCACGATTGTGCATGCATGCTACTATTCCAAACTGACACTGCCAAAAAAATACACAGGGCTTGAATGGGGTAAAGATTTTTTGTTGACAAAAGTAAAAAGTgggggtctatggtttgtcCAAAGATCAGAACACCCATACCAAGTCAGCAGGCCATAGGCCATAGGATTGGCTACAGGCACCTGTAACTTTGATCATTCAGTCAATTAAGTTTCCAGAAGTCAAttgcatttttccagggttttccagtaGTTTCCAGGAGTCCTTTACAATTCCAGACTATAAAGAGTATTGTTTATACTTACTGAGCATCCATGTATTCTCTGCTTGCGTCCTCTATTTTGTCTCTGAGAATAGATACATCATGACTTATCAAACCATCAATTTTAGTCAGTTCTCGCTGTATTTCTTTCAACTTCCTCATTTCTGCATCGGTTCTTTTCTTTCTGGAATATTAGAAAGAATCATTTCATAACATCTTTGTCAACTTTGTGTTTAGTTCTAGTTGTGGCAGTAATGTAGAAAAGTGGACcaactgtacaatacaatataatacaatgtgaTGCGATGCGATTcgatacaatgcaatacaatacaatacaatacaatattatgGACATTTGTATTcagggaaattcaaactgctgtacagagcactagcttctgggtcttgtttttcagcattttttctgtgctccgagaaacacacaggtcatgaatcatgtacacattgtttgtgaatgtcgtaggatggtaacttgatacacaaattagttgaaaatcaatcagtttgtttcatagaatgtaaaatcctttcaaaatgagacaaattttCCTGCAGACAGCAGTTTACATGTAGATTGTGTGccactcaggattattcaaatatgcgacatttgcatgtgaacaacccagatagTTCTTTTTGAGAATATATTTCCCAAAAAATATCATCTCATGTGTTATTTTTTGCAGTGGTATTAATACTTACCTATCAGCTACTGCCTTGACAAGCAttgctttcttttttttattctctTCCTCCATTTCTTTTTGCTGTTTCTggattttttcaatatttgaaagTTCTCGACtgcaaaaaataaaagtaattgaACTAATTGTAAGtgtaacaagtcattgagaatgacatagtcccgcTATGATTGgcttttaaggaattatcactactctgatcacgcaacaacacttgtgaacctaaatcaaacagacttagatatgttgtgtctgcttgttggacatggaacatgcctacaacaataaaggattggtcgggtatgggggatcatatcacgatgaagatggatatgcacatgtatgtcatagaacactgtcctaataccaactttgaatgtgatctgttcaagaatgtctgagttatggctttggacatgaaaattcacaaacaaaatggctgccaggcggccatattggatcgtatcatgacaacaatgagtatgcacatatatgccatagaacactgtcctaataccaactttgaatgagatctgttcaagcatgtctgagttatggctttagacaaggaaaatttgcaaacaaaatggctgctaggcggccatattggatcgtatcatgaaacaaattgacgtgcatatgtatgccattgtatgtcgctcctgtaccaagtttgaaaaaaattggtccaggcatctccaagaaacggctgcggacggacgcacggacagacggaacccaatccatacgTCCCCGTCCCatacttcgtccggcggggactaaaaacatTCACcatcaaaacaaaactgtagaTCATCCCTTAGATGGTAACATACATTGTGTTGCTCCAGCCTAAACAGTCTACAGTCTACattgtgtgagggtgccccatcacagTGTACACCTTACAGTCTAttctgatgtgtgagggcgctgtcatggtgtaccttataGAATATTGTGATGTGTGAGGGAACTCCATCACGGTGTACCTTATAGACTATttcaatgtgtgagggcgccccgccACAGTGTAGTTTATGGACTACTCTTCCCTTTGATTACTCTTAAAATTTGACtgtgtttatatttacaagAATACCAATGAAAACTATCAACTCAACTTAAAGGGTTTCCACAAATTCTTACTATAGCTTTTCTCATCAGTTCAGCGTATTTACAAAtgtctatattttctgttctttGAAATGTTGTCTTCTATCAAATCAAGTGATATCGTGATGAATGAATGGTAATACAGTGCCTGGCTTTTGAATGTGCAAGTTGCCATTTTGAGCCCTATTCCTGCCACCTGCTTCTGAATGAGCAAACACCACACTTAGTTTGCCACTGTTGTACATGCATTGTATACAATACAAGGAATGACATGATTGGAGTAAATAAGATAGCTCCTTCTAACACGGCCAATCAAATACTCCATACCTTATACCTTCTTTTTCATCGATTTCATGGAGAACTGCTTTCTTCTTTTCAACTTTCTGATTTTTATCAGCAATTTCTGCTGTCTCATCTCTTGTTATGTCACCCTGCTTGTCTACACTCTCTGAACTCTCATCATGTTTTGCTTTATTTCTCCTTTCTTGAGGTGGTGTACTTTTGTTATTCTGAGTTGGACCAACAGGTCTGGCTCTGACTTTCTTCGGCACTGATAATCTTTGGTTATCACTCAGTGCTTCATTGGTTTCAATCTGTCTCTGTCGCTGGGCAAGCATcatctttgacctttgacctgctcCAACTTGGTGCTGTCTTGGTTTTCCCATCTGCATTCTGTGTGGTTGTCTGCCATGCTGACCTCTGACACTGTCATCAATATCTGTGAGAGGGGAGAGAGAtgcacagagagagagagagagagagagagagagagagagagagagagaaagagagagagagagagtgagtgagaaagagagagaaagaaagagagagagagagagagagagagagtgagtgagaaagagagagagaatgagagagtgagagagaaagagtgagagtgagagagataAAAGTGGCAAATGGACAGATAGAGAAAAGGTAGAGAGATTAATACATTCcttcatatatttttaaaatcatttttaaaaatgaaattctttattattgttattaccCGGTACCTATATTCTTATATTTGACTCTGTAAACTGACTTTTTCCGGGAATGCATTACATCTATTATCTTGgcaatatatgtacaatatctCATGGCAGTACaagtttatgaaatatatcTAAAATATCTCATGGAAGTACaagtttatgaaatatatcTACAATATCTCATGGAAGTACaagtttatgaaatatatcTACAATATCTCATGGAAGTACaagtttatgaaatatatcTACAATATCTCATGGAAGTACaagtttatgaaatatatcTACAATATCTCATGGAAGTACaagtttatgaaatatatcTACAATATCTCATGGAAGTACaagtttatgaaatatatcTACAATATCTCATGGAAGTACaagtttatgaaatatatcTACAATATCTCATGGAAGTACAAGTTTATGAAATCTTGGATAATAAAGAGAAGGTTGAAGTTTGTCAGTGCTCTTCACTAAGTCATGACTTTGTTATTTTACTATTCTTTTCTCTTGGATAaaagcaatctgattaaaatccgatgtggtgaaagcggctagatatccttatttacctctattcatcgtgttgtgacgtttgttttgttcggagtgatcgccgccttcagcgatcactccgaacaaaacaacgtcacaacacgatgaatagaggtaaataaggacatctagccgctttcaccacatcggattttaatcagattgggataAAATATATTGAGTTATTTACATTATGAAACAAACAATGTACAGTCATGGAgattgaatggttagagtggccagcatTGAATCTACAAGCATAGACACCATACGTGTATGAGGATCTATGATTCAAGTTGTTCTGTGTCTCATCACTACTGTTTTTATCTACATGGCTAAAGACTGAGTACATTCATGGTGTGCTTCAATCAAGCAAGTTGTAGTAtaattgggacctggtaggacagagatTGCAATGTAAATACTTTAAATCATATGTGAACatgctgcaatggattgtatgcttacAAGGCAGTTGTGGAAGTTTATGTCTGTGGCCATTGGGGTATACAAACTTTAAACTCAagatagctgcaataattgtagtgtttgttgagattttgagggttttttcttttttgtgtttttttttcattccaatatttaactggaagcaaacgctATGTACAATTCCTGTAATATTTACTCAAATAGATGAGATCACACTGAAAAGGTGAGCGAGATGTCAATGTACTAGTAGTCtacccatttcaaaatgctgcatgtgTTGCTACTTTTGCTGATTTTGATgggattggggtacctctgaatgTTACTTGGCTCTTGAAGGCTTGATTGATGTTGGAGTTAGAAAATGACCAATTTTTGGCAGGTAAGGCATAATTTTAGCAGGAAAGATCCACCCAATTTtgtgattcagatctgaatctcTTCCGTCTATTTGTGGTAACAtacgttacaggaattgtagtgtttgcttCCAAAACAGAACAGAAGAAAATGCCCTCAAAATTACAACACCACTCAAGACTAAGCTCTGGATATTTGTGCTCCGATAACTCCAACACATCTCCATTTCTCTAGAGATGTGTCGGAGTTATCAGAGTGctgcatatatatacttgatATATACAGAGCCACGGTGTTGGTGGTCAGTCTATACTTTACCATTTACACTATTAAAGAGCCAGAGAGCACAGGTGTATCTATCACCCATTACATTAAAACCAAACAAAAATAGTAGATTTCCGTAAAGCAACAatcattgtttttatacactCATAATAACGTAGCTGCAATAGCTGTAGTAGTatttttttcggggggggggggtcagcttTTCGTCCTTTTGGATATTGCACTCCAAAATAATAAAGAACGCAAAAATGTTGCGGCCCGTCAGTTTTACAGGTGATGTAACTTAGTATGTATGGATGAATGGCGTGGCTGTTATATAACCAAGTCACAATAATAAAAGGGTTGTCTACATGGGCCATGGCCACGACACACCCATGTCTCAATGAGGAATGGAGAATCATGGAATATCAtgacatttacaatatttacacacCATCCAGTCTGTGCCGAGTTTTGTGTGTGGTGCCATTTTGAATTGTACCAAAAAACAACTTACCCTGTGTCTGTCCTTTCAATTGCCGTAACTGATCGTCAGTAAATCCAACCCAATCCATTTGCATTGATATAGTATAATGTATTAGAAAATCACTGCGTTTCTTTGAACTACAAACAAAACGTGTATGACGTGTAATATAGCTACATTTTACGGTCTCTGATCGACAAATGGTAACGAGTACAGCTGTTGCCACGTTCACCGAATCGTATATCAGTATCACCCACCGATGCGTTTTTCCACTCGCGTGTTCTTCCTATCCCCTCCTCAAACATACAACAAGAAAGGCTCTTAGAAAagtattgaaaaataaatgtcttCAACTACTTTCAAGGCCATGTCCACATAAGAAATGATACGTGGGAAAGTTACTCCGGTGTacgtgtattttgttttcaaagctGGGCGCTGCCATTTTGGAATCTGACATATCGACGATGGTCCGCGAGAGGGCTCTATTCACCAGAACTCGACTAGTCTGATTTTAATCAACAATACTTTTAACGATTATGATGAACTACCTAATGAGTAcagtatctgatacggcgagCAATGTGTtaactcacatattacgattacagttttaagtcggTACGGATAACTTATCTCGCCATTAAAAAAattactacccccccccccccaccaccaccaccaccacccccccccccaaaaaaatagagttggtcgggttatcgggaaaaaacacactgtttctgtttactagcaactgtctttcagtattttctcgtgggcattaaacgagtcgttagtatatcaccttataactttgctacaagtacttgcctacggccatactacgtagaaaacaccggttctcgtccgatcaccgaagttaagctgcgtcgggcgtggttagtacttggatgggagaccgcctgggaataccacgtgccgtaggcgttttttattttattttttttttcatttcttttcattttactcgagatatgtttgtatgattatttttttcatagatcacattattaaaaatagaaaaaacaacaaaaagtcAAACAATTGCAGAGTGAAATACCTAGAAATtcattggttactttttgtcgtagatggcgctcgtcactagaggcgcaaccccgagaaGTTCACgacattgtcgtaagactcgtaacgatcgTATGTGTCAGAGAAGGTTCATTTAACCTGCAATACAAATcccattattgtttttttctaccaTCTTTTCCGAAACAACGTTCCTTCCTGACGGACTACAACTCAGttcaattgtaaaaataaacaaacgtttgtttccgataacatgacttcagaaaatagggtaggtcgtaattctatgttatgttatgctatgttatgtgatgtgatgttatgttatgttatttatttatttgcagaatgtacagtttaaattctagacacagtcttaaaagacatggaatgtgattttaaagaaaaatttacCTGTAAACTACCGTTTGAATTGTGTTCCTTGGAATAAACACTATCCTTGAGGTAGTTCATCATAATCgttaaaagtattgtaaacttaGACCGACATATTGAATTAGTAGTATGCCAGATATGAATTTGTCGTCAACTttttctgagagcaacgaatcgaacaccctcagcaacaaccacctgtagcaacaacatatgacataccatgagtacagtatctgatacggcgagctatgtgttcactcaTCACAtattagggaccggacagaatttacggcagggggtgggcctggggagaaattatctctgacttggtttttttcctggcccccccatccactgtgaccaaaatttcacagccccccctttcaaaagtatgaaaatttcatggcccccccccccccaaaaaaaaagaaaaaaaaagtgcacaatatcctgccccctacaataactaaaagagtacaatttttttgttactgtagcacaactgtaatatttcttttggtactactattatgttactatttcaacttagtagttgtagaggaagttttttagaaaacaaaaaaaacaaaaacattttgactatacatgtaatcatacacatgtggtataatcttgtttatttcccaactagacaccataagtagtcatcacttaataccaaggcatttgatgtggtggttttaactgtcattcactgatacatacacagaaacacagacacagagtaaacacacattcacatgcgtgatttatgaaaaactgtagtctggacatttgtggggagtatctaaggacctcacatcacctacatagtgtattcaaatatctatttatactcataacacaataactatctaatgtcaaacatttgtgatgtcatgaagtgctagcaaactaaggattttatgcacactgaggtctgacaaatatagctttcactttcctacaccaaatgcattaccaatacacatgtaaatgtaagacatttgtgacttcatgaaagtgcaaagaaattcagaatgttgtggaatacttagatgtaatcaatatgctttcagttccaaaaccatacatatttaaacctatagtgtcaggcatttgtgtcTTCATGATGGGaacagcaaattcagaattgtattcaatacactgtacagtgatcagatgagtattactcacagttttctaaaccattcacattaagcttgaagtacagtgtcaatgatgaatagcctttgcaatataatccctttattcataatcttgaatttatataaaggcAAGTTTCCATGATCCAGCCAGTCTACCTGATCTAGTTTGAACAATAAGGGAACCATCCTGGTCTTTTTGATGGCTAGACTCATTTTATTCGCTGtcactctcactgtcactgtcactagtaCTTGATGTATCGGTGTCACTATCACTACGAATTTCTTCTAAAACAATATCTCCTTCTTCACTGTCACACAGTTCCTCTTCACTTTCATCACCTGTGTTCTTTTCAATCACTGACTTCTGTTGCTCTCTTGAAGTTCTTCTTAACACATCACATGTAACAGCTTTCAACATGTCATCCTTCCTACCATGTATGTTTAGTTGCTGATATTTCAAGTACTTGTCTAATTCAGCAACCTGAAGAGAGCTTAACTTTCCATGCACAACTAAGTCAAGCCAATTATAGTCCTGGTACGGCTTGATTTTCTTCTCCTTTTTCTGACTTAACCTTGTACGCATTCTCATTTCTTGAACATTCTTTAGGTTTTGTAGGTGTTGAACATATGCTTCAATATGTTtgcaatcaacataaaataattttgaaaattcttccaCCTATTATTTGGTTGTCAATTCACCCCTTCTGAATTTCCTTGTGATATTTGACCTGGGTTGCCAGTCATCTGCCTCTCTCTGCTTTCCTTCACTGTCAACAGTTGGACACTTATGAACTGGAAGATAGTGCATTGGACTGTCCGGGTCTGGTACAGGTTGAGGAATTCTTACCATCTCTGGTCCCAACTATGTATATTGACTAGAGTATTCATATACCTCTCCATTGctttagtgcaaagtcactgatgaaaaaacacttaacatcatgcagacatctaaatgctttacaatatttagtacagatagatgcatttgatgatgctgaggagggaaatagtttaatttcactggttttagatagaaagaaagacaagtcttgcctcacatcttcagactctagtgagtctgagagtgaaactcaaaaatagtgtcaaggaaagaaataaaacacctatctaaattaatctggccagacgtttttgtatttacatttttcaccaaaaggtcactttttaatcacataaattacaggtcctatatatatatatataattatgtatccttgatggtaattacacactgaacctatttccacagtgctaaaatgtatgtatgtatgtatgtatgtatacatatgtgtgtgtgtaagtgtgtgtgtgtgtgtgtgtgtgtgtgaacaacatggagtatataagagtaattcagggtgtatcaaattaatcttgagtagtgtttttatgcttcactaaataggtacatacaaacgtacacacttccattttaatacataaatgaaagtgtagacattcaatattaaaggcgatatcaagtgctatctcatgcaatgttaaattttaatttattgctaaattttaacatattaatttttttcaatgacaaaatatttcgcgccccccccccctttcaaaccatgagaattttcatggcccccc
The nucleotide sequence above comes from Glandiceps talaboti chromosome 10, keGlaTala1.1, whole genome shotgun sequence. Encoded proteins:
- the LOC144441187 gene encoding RAB6-interacting golgin-like codes for the protein MQMDWVGFTDDQLRQLKGQTQDIDDSVRGQHGRQPHRMQMGKPRQHQVGAGQRSKMMLAQRQRQIETNEALSDNQRLSVPKKVRARPVGPTQNNKSTPPQERRNKAKHDESSESVDKQGDITRDETAEIADKNQKVEKKKAVLHEIDEKEGISRELSNIEKIQKQQKEMEEENKKKKAMLVKAVADRKKRTDAEMRKLKEIQRELTKIDGLISHDVSILRDKIEDASREYMDAQRRYERAEAEFVASKISLHQKTEVKDSLTEHLYSIIQENEKRKAEKLEELTNKLDVENLEEYYNVLETHDAAIQSNDVQSETKTVATTSTATDSTQVEPGESVTENADKEKTSTTKTPKDSEQSSEEEKKPDEKGEEKLETSADEKSDKKTDKEEKDVGADSTVTNNV